GGTACAGCGAACTGTACAGTAATTGTTTCTCAGGAAAGAATAGCCTCGCCGGTAGTTTCAAGTCCATCGACAGCAGTAGTAATGAATAGACCTTCATTAGATAAATTTGAAGATCAGGTTCAAGAAGGTGGTAACTTATTTATTAATACTTCATTAATAAGTAAAGAAGCTAAAAGAGACGATATAAATGTAATAGAAGTTCCAGCAAACGAAATAGCAAATGAATTAGGGAATAGCAAAGTAGCTAATATGGTAATGTTAGGTGCATTTATAACTCAGACAGGAGTAATAGACTTTGATACAGTAATGGAAGCTTTAGAAGATGTATTACCAGAACATAGACATAACCTTTTACCGCTAAATGAAAAGGCTTTACAAAAAGGTAAAAAGGTAATAAAAGAGTAATCTAAGATAAGAGTTTCTGAGAAATTTCTCAGAAACTCTTATCTTTTAATTTTAAAATAGAGATACATAATGGAATTAAAATCAATATAAAAGAGGATAACACATAATTATCTTGAAAAAGTAGTATGTATAGTAGAATAAAAAAATCATATGTACTAAAATGGAGGTATGAGGAATGATTGATGAGACAAGAATTGTAGATGAATTTATGGGATTACTCAAAATAGATAGTGAGTCAAGAACTGAAAGAGAGATAGCTGATAAATTGAAAGAAAGGCTAGAGAAGTTAGGGTTAGAAGTTAGGGAAGATGATATTGCCAAAGAAGTAGAAGGTAATACAGGTAATATTATTGCTAAGCTAGAAGGTAATAATTCAGAGGTACCTACCTTATTTTTATCAGCTCATATGGACACTGTAAAACCAGGTAAAGGTGTAAAGCCTATAATTAAAGATGACACCATTTATAGTGCTGGAGATACTATTTTAGGTGCAGATGATAAAGCAGGAATTGCAGCTATTTTAGCTTCCTTGGAGTATTTAATTGAAAATGACTCTGTCTATGGTGATGTAGAAGTAGTATTTACAGTCTGTGAAGAAGTAGGTTTGTTAGGAGCTAAAAACTTAGCAATAGATAAGTTAGAAGCTGATTTAGGTATTGTTTATGATTCTGGTGGAGAGATAGGTACTATTATTGCTGAAGCTCCAGCTCAGGATAAGATTAATGTAATAGTAAACGGCAAATCAGCCCATGCAGGGATAGAACCAGATAAAGGTATTAATGCTATTAAAGTTGCTAGTATTGCATTATCCAATATGAATTTAGGTAGGGTTGATGAAGAAACAACGGCTAATATAGGAGTAATTAAAGGTGGAAAAGCAACTAATATCGTTCCTGATAGAGTAGAATTA
This genomic interval from Selenihalanaerobacter shriftii contains the following:
- a CDS encoding 2-oxoacid:acceptor oxidoreductase family protein yields the protein MAAEEVIMAGFGGQGVMLMGQLLAYSGMKEDKEVSWMPSYGPEMRGGTANCTVIVSQERIASPVVSSPSTAVVMNRPSLDKFEDQVQEGGNLFINTSLISKEAKRDDINVIEVPANEIANELGNSKVANMVMLGAFITQTGVIDFDTVMEALEDVLPEHRHNLLPLNEKALQKGKKVIKE
- a CDS encoding M20/M25/M40 family metallo-hydrolase, yielding MIDETRIVDEFMGLLKIDSESRTEREIADKLKERLEKLGLEVREDDIAKEVEGNTGNIIAKLEGNNSEVPTLFLSAHMDTVKPGKGVKPIIKDDTIYSAGDTILGADDKAGIAAILASLEYLIENDSVYGDVEVVFTVCEEVGLLGAKNLAIDKLEADLGIVYDSGGEIGTIIAEAPAQDKINVIVNGKSAHAGIEPDKGINAIKVASIALSNMNLGRVDEETTANIGVIKGGKATNIVPDRVELEGEARSRDEEKLNAQTQHMVDIFEKSAKKFNAKVEIEVERLFPAFKLDKNSPIVKAAIKAAKDLNVEPKLVPTGGGSDANIFNVEIPTINLGIGMADVHTTDEHIKINDLIKTAEYTLTIIEKLN